Proteins from a genomic interval of Sphingopyxis sp. QXT-31:
- a CDS encoding MaoC family dehydratase: MTGRYFDEWAIGDTLTHEIRRTVTETDNLLFTTMTHNPQPLHLDIEAAKASEFGQILVNGTFTFSLMVGLSVGDTTLGTLVANLGYDKLVMPKPVFIGDTLYATSEVVGLKESKSRPNAGIVTFLHKAINQRGETVCQCERSALIKKRS, encoded by the coding sequence ATGACCGGCAGATATTTCGACGAATGGGCGATCGGCGACACGCTGACGCACGAGATCCGGCGCACGGTGACCGAGACCGACAATCTGCTGTTCACAACGATGACGCATAATCCGCAGCCGCTTCACCTCGACATCGAGGCGGCCAAGGCGTCGGAATTCGGCCAGATCCTCGTCAACGGCACCTTCACCTTCAGCCTGATGGTCGGGCTGTCGGTGGGCGATACGACGCTGGGCACGCTGGTCGCGAACCTGGGGTACGACAAGCTCGTCATGCCCAAGCCGGTGTTCATCGGCGACACGCTGTATGCGACGAGCGAGGTTGTCGGGCTCAAGGAGAGCAAATCGCGGCCCAATGCCGGGATCGTGACCTTCCTGCACAAAGCGATCAACCAGCGCGGCGAGACGGTGTGCCAGTGCGAGCGGTCGGCGCTGATCAAGAAGCGGTCTTGA
- a CDS encoding phospholipase D-like domain-containing protein, translating to MSEGALSPIVVEGRNCWRIERADKARMIVDAADYYALLKDLMAGAKQRILLIGWDFDPRIPLCPDDRGRGEALGHYLLRLAKNCPDRDIDILRWNFGGLKQYFSPAIIAMIARWKLTRAISFRMDSAHPFGCSHHQKVAVFDDHLAVCGGIDVSSRRWDTRDHPDGDGHRTDPDGKSYMPWHDSTMILAGPVGNALAELGNERWQRATKKPLREIEGDGENWPDDLEPDFFGVDVAISRTRAEYDGYEEIREIEQLYLDMIAAAKRFIYFENQYFTSAKIAAAIAERLNEDDAPEFVMVMPKTADGWLEQMAMDAARVQLVREIAKAKHGDRLRVYVPHTAGGEPIYVHAKTAIVDDRLIRVGSANMNNRSMGLDSECDVTIDAALSANTGIEPTIRALRESLIAEHLGVEPATVGRGFEETGSLIDTIEALRKGEGRSLERLHLIEPGPFDEYIAEHELLDPESPDAMFDAIPERGMRKNWRKGKAWIRRHRPFGRKPA from the coding sequence ATGAGCGAGGGTGCGCTTTCCCCGATCGTCGTCGAGGGCCGCAATTGCTGGCGGATCGAACGCGCCGACAAGGCGCGGATGATCGTCGACGCCGCCGATTATTACGCGCTGCTCAAAGACCTGATGGCGGGCGCGAAACAGCGTATCCTGCTCATCGGCTGGGATTTCGACCCGCGCATCCCCCTATGCCCCGACGACAGGGGCAGGGGCGAGGCGCTCGGCCATTATCTGCTCCGCCTCGCCAAAAACTGCCCCGACCGCGACATCGACATCCTCCGCTGGAACTTCGGCGGGCTGAAGCAATATTTTTCGCCGGCCATCATCGCGATGATCGCGCGCTGGAAACTGACGCGCGCGATCAGCTTCCGCATGGACAGCGCCCACCCCTTCGGATGCAGCCATCACCAGAAGGTCGCGGTGTTCGACGATCATCTCGCGGTGTGCGGCGGCATCGACGTCAGCTCGCGGCGCTGGGACACGCGCGACCACCCCGACGGCGACGGCCACCGCACCGACCCCGACGGCAAATCCTATATGCCGTGGCATGATTCGACGATGATCCTCGCCGGGCCCGTCGGCAATGCCCTCGCCGAACTCGGCAACGAGCGCTGGCAGCGCGCGACCAAGAAACCGCTGCGCGAGATCGAAGGCGACGGCGAGAACTGGCCCGACGACCTCGAGCCCGATTTCTTCGGGGTCGACGTCGCCATCTCGCGCACCCGCGCCGAATATGACGGTTATGAGGAAATCCGGGAGATCGAGCAACTCTATCTCGACATGATCGCGGCCGCCAAGCGCTTCATCTATTTCGAGAATCAATATTTCACGAGCGCCAAGATCGCCGCCGCGATCGCCGAGCGGCTGAACGAGGACGACGCCCCCGAATTCGTGATGGTCATGCCCAAGACCGCCGACGGCTGGCTCGAGCAGATGGCGATGGACGCCGCGCGCGTGCAACTGGTGCGCGAGATCGCCAAGGCGAAGCACGGCGATCGCCTCCGCGTCTATGTCCCGCACACCGCGGGCGGCGAGCCCATCTATGTCCACGCCAAGACCGCGATCGTCGACGACCGCCTGATCCGCGTCGGATCGGCGAACATGAACAACCGCTCGATGGGGCTCGACAGCGAATGCGACGTCACCATCGACGCCGCGCTGTCGGCGAACACCGGAATCGAACCGACGATCCGAGCCTTACGCGAGTCGCTGATCGCCGAGCATCTCGGCGTCGAGCCCGCGACGGTCGGGCGCGGTTTCGAAGAAACGGGGTCGCTGATCGACACCATCGAAGCGCTGCGCAAAGGCGAAGGCCGTTCGCTCGAACGGCTCCACCTGATCGAGCCGGGGCCGTTCGACGAATATATCGCCGAGCACGAACTGCTCGACCCCGAAAGCCCCGACGCGATGTTCGACGCGATCCCCGAACGCGGAATGCGCAAGAACTGGCGCAAGGGCAAGGCGTGGATCCGGCGGCACCGGCCCTTCGGTCGAAAGCCTGCCTAA
- a CDS encoding HpcH/HpaI aldolase/citrate lyase family protein: protein MRLRSLLFVPGDRPERFAKAAASGADAIILDLEDSVSLANKDTARHAIADHLAGSREVITLVRVNPLDGHLTAADVAAIVGARPDAIMLPKAEGAPSILQLDTILRSESAEDASLPAILPIATETPAAIFTLGSYREVKDRLLGLTWGAEDLPAAIGATTSREADGGYTPPYEVARAMTLFAAHAAGVAAVDTVFPAIKDETGLAAYAARARRDGFTGMMAIHPSQVGPINAAFTPAADEVARAQAIVDAFAANPDVGVLQVDGKMVDAPHLKQARHILSLAD from the coding sequence ATGAGACTCCGCTCGCTCCTTTTTGTCCCCGGCGACCGCCCCGAGCGCTTTGCCAAGGCCGCCGCCTCGGGCGCCGACGCGATCATCCTCGACCTCGAGGATTCGGTGTCGCTCGCGAACAAGGACACGGCGCGGCATGCGATCGCCGACCATCTGGCGGGGTCGCGCGAGGTCATCACGCTGGTGCGCGTCAACCCGCTTGACGGGCATCTGACGGCGGCCGACGTCGCCGCGATCGTCGGCGCACGGCCCGACGCGATCATGCTGCCGAAGGCCGAGGGCGCGCCGAGCATATTGCAGCTCGACACCATATTGCGCAGCGAATCCGCCGAAGACGCCTCGCTGCCCGCGATACTGCCGATCGCGACCGAGACGCCCGCGGCGATCTTCACGCTCGGCAGCTACCGCGAAGTGAAGGACCGGCTGCTCGGGCTGACCTGGGGCGCCGAGGATCTCCCCGCGGCAATCGGCGCGACGACGAGCCGCGAGGCCGACGGCGGCTATACGCCGCCCTATGAGGTCGCGCGCGCGATGACGCTGTTCGCGGCGCACGCCGCGGGGGTTGCGGCGGTCGATACGGTCTTTCCGGCGATCAAGGACGAGACCGGCCTCGCCGCCTATGCCGCGCGCGCCCGGCGCGACGGCTTTACCGGGATGATGGCGATCCACCCCTCGCAGGTCGGCCCGATCAATGCCGCCTTCACCCCTGCCGCCGACGAGGTTGCGCGGGCGCAGGCGATCGTCGACGCCTTTGCGGCCAACCCCGACGTCGGGGTGCTACAGGTCGACGGCAAGATGGTCGACGCGCCGCATTTGAAGCAGGCGCGGCATATCCTTTCGCTGGCGGATTAA